AATTATCCTGATTGGAGGCTGTGTGTGCTCCATTACTCTGGTTTGAACAGATGAAGTATGTGTGCGAAGAACTATCTGAGGATCATTCTGTATGAAAAAAGTATCCTGCATATCGCGGGCCGGGTGATCATCAGCAAAATTAAGAGAAGAAAACACATGCCAGTCGTCCTCAACCTCAGGTCCCTCCGAAATTGAAAATCCCAGTCTTTTAAATATATCATTTATTTCCTCTTTTACAATGGAAATAGGATGTCTGGACCCTAATGAAATGGGATAAGCAGTGCGAGTAAGATCAATATCCATAAAACCTGAGTCCTTATTTTCAAATTGATCTTTCAGCAGATTTATTTTTTCTGTTGTCCTCTGCTTTAATTCATTAATTTTCACTCCAATTTCACGTTTCTGCTCTGAGGGAACGTTTCTGAAATCGTCCATCAATGATGGTATAACCCCTTTTTTACTTAGGAACTTAATTCGTAACGCCTCCAGCTCTTCGGTATTATTAGCTGACATTTGCTCTACTTCTGAGAGAAGTGCTTCAATCTTATCTATCATTTTCTGTTATTAATTATAAATTAATACTTGTGCAAAATTACTGATTTTATTGCGATATATGCAGATTTTTGACTCTAAAGATTTAATATGAGAGCCAAAATGAGTTTTTTATAGTACATTTGTTTTAACAATTAGATCAAAAAATGATAGACAGAGTACAGAAATTCATACAAAGCGAGAAACTGCTGCCACACAATGCCAAAGTTATTGTAGGGCTAAGTGGGGGTATGGATTCTATGGTATTGCTGGACTTACTTGTTCTGCTTGAATATAGGTGTATTGCTGCACACTGTAATTTTCATTTAAGAGGAGCTGAATCTGACAGAGATGCAGATTTTGTACGTAAATGGTGTAAGAATACTGATATACCTTTTACAAGTATTGATTTTGACACAACCGGTTACGCAGAAGACAGAAAAATATCTATAGAGATGGCAGCACGTGAATTGCGTTATGAGTGGTTCGAGATTTTACGCAAACAATATGAGGCCGACGCTATTGCAGTAGCTCATCACAGGGATGATTCAGTAGAGACAGTTCTGCTAAATTTGATAAGAGGTACTGGAATTAAAGGATTGAGTGGTATTTCTCCCAGGAATGGATATGTTGTTAGACCACTGCTTACTGTATCACGCTCAGAAATTGAAGATTATATAATTGAGAGAGAATTACCATATGTAACCGATAGTACAAATGATCAGGATATATATTTACGCAATTATCTGAGATTAAATGTCATACCTAAGCTTGAAGTGGTTAATCCTTCTGTAAAAGAATCAATCATCAGAACTTCAAAAAATATATCCGAAGCAGAAAAAATATATTCAGAATCTATTAGAGAATATATAGATGTAGTTTTCATTAATGATAAGATTAACATTCCAATGCTAAAGAAAACAGCTTCACCTCAATCTGTATTGTTTGAGCTGCTGTCACCTTTGGGATTCACTTCTTCAACTATAGAAGATATATTTCAGAGTATGGATTCAACACCTGGAAAAGTTTTTTTGTCAGATAGATACAGAGTAATAAAAGACCGATCTGATTTTATATTGGAAAAAATAACGTCTGATATCATCTCAGACGAACACTACCTTATAGAAGAAGAATCAAAAGAGATCACTTTTCCTGTACGTTTTAATTTAAGAAAAGAGAAAACACCTGTCAAAATAGAGAAGAAAAAAAATATTCTATATGCTGATGCGGATAAACTTAAATTTCCTCTGATAATGCGTAGATGGAAAGCGGGTGATTGGTTTATTCCCTTTGGCATGAACGGGAAAAAGAAGTTGAGTGATTATTTTACAGACCGCAAATTTAGCTTGAAAGACAAAAAAGAGGCATGGGTAATTCTTTCGGGAGAAAACATTGTCTGGATTGTAAATGAACGTTCTGACAATAGATATAAAATTACAGATGAAAGTAAAAACATTTTCATAATTGAATATGTTGATAAATAAAGTTAATTAAAGCAACGTTTTTGCTTCTCTTGCATCTATCTATTAAGATACACATGTAAACAAAAATTAAATACAAAATTTATATATGAAAAATAATACAGTTAAAGACCTTTTAATGCTTGGAGCACTTGCCGGTGTAGCCTATTATGTAGCCCGTTATTATCGTCAGAAAAAACAAAAAAATAGAGAGGCACGCGAATCCCTCCATTTTCAGCTATTCTGATAACCAATTGAATCTACATTATTTTATACCTGCTGATTATTAAAATTGAGGTATTTTTGTACCTTTGTGGGATTATAATTGCAAATTTTTAAAAGTAAAAATCTGATTATTGAGAAATCAGCTAAAATTGTATGCTTACACTTAAAGTAATAAACGAAAATCCCGGGGAGGTTATAAGTCGTCTTAAGAAAAAAAACTTCGACGCTAAAGAGATTGTTGAGAAGATTATTGAGCTTGATGCTATTAGAAGGAACAGTCAAACTTCACTTGATGGAGTTTTATCGGAAATAAACTCGATATCAAAATCTATTGGATCGCTTATTAAAGAGGGCAAGAAAGATGAAGCTACTTCGGCCAGAGAGAAAGTAGCCACTCTTAAAGAATCTTCTAAAGAGCTTGAAGCAACCTTGAAAGATGCACAGGATAAGATAGAAGAGCTACTAGTTACAATTCCTAACCTGCCGCATGAATCAGTTCCGGAGGGTAAAAGTGCTGAAGATAATCTGATTGAACGTAATGGTGGTGTAATGCCATCATTAGAGAAAGATGCCTTACCTCACTGGGATCTGGCCAAGAAATATGATCTGATTGATTTTGAGCTTGGCGTAAAGATTACTGGTGCAGGATTTCCTGTTTATAAAGGAAAGGGTGCAAGACTACAGAGGGCTTTAATCAATTTCTTCCTGGATAATGCACGTGATGCAGGGTTTATGGAGGTTCAACCACCCTATGTTGTAAATAGTGATTCAGGATTCGGTACAGGTCAGCTACCTGATAAAGAGGGGCAAATGTATCATGTTGGACTTGATGACCTCTACTTAATTCCTACAGCTGAAGTCCCTGTTACAAACATTTACAGAGATGTAATCCTTGAAGACAAGGATCTGCCAGTAAAAAACACTGCATATTCAGCATGCTTCAGAAGAGAAGCCGGTTCTTATGGTAAAGATGTACGTGGACTTAACCGTCTGCATCAGTTTGATAAGGTTGAAATTGTTTGTATTGATAAACCTGAAAACTCATATGCGCGACTGGACGAAATGGTTTCTTATGTGCAGACACTGGTTGAAAAACTTGAACTGCCATGGCGTATACTTCGTTTATGCGGTGGTGATATGAGTTTTACTTCAGCACTTACATTCGACTTCGAGGTATATTCAGCAGCTCAGGAACGCTGGCTTGAAGTAAGTTCTGTTTCAAACTTCGAAAGCTATCAGGCAAACCGACTGAAATGTCGTTATCGTGATGAAAACCGCAAAACACAACTTTGTCACACACTAAATGGAAGCGCACTGGCACTGCCACGTATATTAGCGGCATTGCTGGAAAATAATCAAACGTCTGAAGGTATTAGAATTCCTAAAGTACTGGTACCATATTGCGGATTTGATATTATAGACTAAATAGATTTATAAATAAACTACTTGTGATGCTCTAGCTTTTCAACATTTGCAGAAGCTGGAGCATTGCTGTATTTGCTGTTCTTTCGACGTTTTCTCTGCGACTGCGACCCACATTGTACTTATTAGAAATGATCTTATCATTGTATTGTGTTGCAATCCAAACTGTGCCAACGGGATTTTCTTTTGTACCACCATCAGGCCCCATAATACCGGACACAGCTATACTGCAGTCGGTATGAAGTTTTTTAGCCACTGTACGAGCCATCTGTTCAACAACTTCGCCACTTACAACACCATAAGTTTCTATCAAATCCCTGTCTACATCAAGCAATTCTTCTTTTATGAGACTGTCATATGAAATAATACTACCCTCAAAATATTGCGATGAACCGGGAACGGTTGTAATTTTATGTGAGATGAATCCACCTGTGCAACTTTCTGCAGTGGATAGGGTAAGATTTTTTTTTCTTAGTTTACCTCCAAGTATTTCTTCAGGCATTTTAGCTCCTTTTGACACAATATTTAAACCCAGTAATTTCTTTAATTTTCGTGCCTGCAGCTTTAACTCCACTTTATGTTCTTCTCCCCATACAGATAATCGCAGCCTTATATAACCAAGTGAGGGCAGATAGGCTAGGGAAAAACCTTTAGGCAGCTCTAGTTCATATTCTGCAAGTTGAGTTGCCAGAGCGGACTCACTTATACCGGTTACTATGCAAGAACGGCTAAGATATTCTGTGATCTGAAATCTTTCCTGAAGTCGCGGTATTATCTCATCACACATTGCATTTTCCATTTCAAAAGGAACACCCGGCATGGATATCAAAACTTTTCCATCTTTTTCAAACCATAATATAGGAGCTGTACCTAACTTATTCTGTATAACAGTGCAATTTGCAGGAACATAGGCCTGTTTTCTGGTAAGCTGATTCAGAGGAATATTTTTCCTAAAAAAATAGTTTCAATATTCTGCAAGACTTCATCGTTGAATTCTAATGCAGTATGAAAATATTGACACAGAGTATGTTTGGTTATATCGTCGTTTGTTGGTCCTACGCCCCCGGTAAGTAGAAGGATTTCAGCTCTTTCAAATGCATTGTCAATTGCTTTAACAATACTGTCTGATTGATCACCAACAGAAGTTATTGCTGCTATATCGAATCCGCTTTGAGTTAACTCTCTTGCCATCCAAGCAGCATTTGTATCCACAATCTGACCTATAAGAAGCTCATCTCCAATAGTAATAATTTCACTCTTCATATGAATTTATCTATCATAATGAACGCAAAATAAGTTATTATATTTCAGAAAAAGAAAAAAGGAGTCTGTTTATTTTTTTTATAAAACAGTTTATTGTATCTTTGCCATCCGAAAATTGCCAATCATAAAAACAGAAGGTAAAAATGAAAAAAGAGATTCATCCCGATAATTATCGTCCCGTAGTTTTTAAAGATATGTCGAATGAAGAGATTTTTATTTCTCGCTCAACAGTTAATGCAAAAGAAACTATAGAAATTGACGGAGTTACATATCCACTAGTAAAACTTGAGATCACAAGTTCTTCTCACCCTTTCTACACAGGAAAACAAAAATTGGTGGATACAGCCGGACGTGTTGATAAATTTATGAGTCGTTACGGTAATCGTAATAAGAATAAATAAAACCGGTCACAATTTTACGAAACTGAATAGCGGTGGTCTAAAAAGGCCACCGCTATTTGTTTTTTGTATTTATGTGTGATTTAAAGCAAATTTATCTATTTTTGTCATCTGCACTGGTTTTGCCATAGATATGTGGATAAATCAATGTATAATGGATAATAGATCTGCACAATGAAAAAAATAAACTTCACTATAATGCTTTTGATTACACTTTTTTTTATCAGTAATCAGGCAAAATCACAAATTACACTTCATGAAGATGCAGAAGTAAGTCTTCTGACTGCCTCTCCATGGAATGGAGCAGTTTATGCTCTTTTTGGTCACACTGCAATTTACATACATGACGATTCAACCGGAGTTGATGCAGTCTTTAACTATGGCTACTTTGATCCTACTCAGCCCAACTTCATATATAATTTTATAAGGGGTAAAACAGATTATATATTGGGAGTTGATTTTTATGATCAATTTATTGCTGAATACTCATATAAAGGCCAAAAAGTAACAAAGCAAATTTTGAATCTCTCAGCAGCTGAAAAACAGCAACTTTACAACGCTTTATACATTAATTCTTTACCTGAAAACAGGGGTTATAGATACAATTATTTTTATGATAATTGTGCTACACGACCAAGGGATATGATTGAAAAATACTCAAAATCACAAATTATTTATCCAGAAACAAGCAAAGAGCAAACATATCGCGACCTGGTTCATGAGTGTCTTATAGATTATCCATGGTTTGAATTTGGTATAGATTTGCTGATTGGCAGTGATGCAGATAGAATAATTAATGTTAGAGAAAAGATGTTTATCCCTTCATACCTGATGGATTCATTTGAAGGTGCACTATTTCAGAGCAATGATTCTGCAAGCAATAATCTTGTAGGCAATACTGAAATTTTATTGGAACATAATGCAGAACGTAATAATCCGGGCAAAAAAACATTCTTTACACCTTTAGTTGCAGCTTTATTTTTGCTCTTGCTTACAATCTTTGTGAGTATAAACCAAATATACAAATTAAACAAGACCAGAATACCGCGAATATTTGATACCATACTTTTTGGAATTGCAGGAGCAGCGGGTACTATTATATTTGTTCTGATGTATTTTTCAGAACATCCTGCAACCAATCCCAACTGGAATTTTGCATGGTTAAATATATTTGCCCTTTTTGCTGCTATTTTATTTTGGGTTAAACCGGCAAAGAACATCGTTTATTTCTATCATTTCATTAACTTTGTAGTCTTAACTCTTTTTCTTTTATCCTGGTGGTTTTTACCACAACATCTACCTTATGAAACAATACTATTTTCATTGTGTTTATGGGGAAGATCAGGAGTAAATGCACTGCTGTTAAATAAAAAGAGACGAGTAAACAGTCGCTTTACCTCCAGCAGATATATGAAGGCGGGTTGGGGACAATAATTAATTCAGATTAGGTCAATAATTGCTAAATGTTTAGAATAATAACTTCAATTGTCGCTTTTTTCTCTATTACAGCGATATTTGCACAAAATCCCACAGGTGAGGTACCAAAATTAGTAGTCGGTATTACTATTGATCAGCTTAGGGGAGATTACCTTGAGATGTTCAAGAGCACTTTTGGCAACAAAGGTTTTAACAGGCTACTAAACAACGGGTTAGTATATAAGAATGTGAATTATGACTTCCCGTATCTGGATAAGGCTTCAACAATAACATCGATTTTCACGGGAGCAAATCCATCTTATCATGGTATTACTGCAGAAAAAAAATTTTTACTTGCCAATAATATTGAAATTTCCAGTTTTCATGATGATAACTACCTGGGAAATTTCACGACCGAAAAATTATCACCATTATCAATAAAAGTTTCAACAATTGCAGATGAACTTAAGATAGCTTCGGGTGGACAATCTGATATTTTTGCTTTTGCTCCAGATGCATCTCAGGCTATGGCTGCAGGAGGACATGCAGCAAGTGGTGCCTACTGGATTGAGAATGAAGATGCCAAATGGGCAACAACTACATTTTATAAAACAAGACAGCCGGTCGTAGAGCAATTTAACCGCAGTCAGCAATCACTTACTTATACAATAAATAGTATTTCCTGGAAGCCTGCACTTCCAATTGAAAATTATAAAGCATTCCCATATACTAAAAACAGGTATAATTTTCAGCATTTCTTTGCAAACAATATCAAAGACAATGTAAAGAAGTTTAAGGAATCGCCCTACGTTAACAAAGAGGTTAATGATATGGCTATTAGAGTATTGGAGTCAAGTTCTTTAGGAACAAGAATGAATCCTGATTACCTGGCTGTTACATTTTATGCAGGAAACTTCTCCGGGGCTCTTGATAAAAACTACTCTATTGAGATTCAGGATACTTATTATAGATTGGACCAGGAGTTAGCAAGATTACTGGATAAAATTGATGAATTAGTAGGACTAAATAACACTCTTATATTTGTTGTATCTACAGGCTATTTTGATGAAAATGAGATTATCCCTGAGGGAATGGTTACTTCAGGTGGAACTTTCTATCCGGACAGGAGTCAGGCATTATTAAATATGTATCTGATGGCTCTGTATGGCAGAGAGCAATGGATTAAGAAATACTATAATAAACAGTTCTTTTTTGATAGAAAGCTTATTGAGGAT
This window of the Lascolabacillus massiliensis genome carries:
- a CDS encoding molybdopterin-binding protein: MKSEIITIGDELLIGQIVDTNAAWMARELTQSGFDIAAITSVGDQSDSIVKAIDNAFERAEILLLTGGVGPTNDDITKHTLCQYFHTALEFNDEVLQNIETIFLGKIFL
- a CDS encoding type B 50S ribosomal protein L31 gives rise to the protein MKKEIHPDNYRPVVFKDMSNEEIFISRSTVNAKETIEIDGVTYPLVKLEITSSSHPFYTGKQKLVDTAGRVDKFMSRYGNRNKNK
- the tilS gene encoding tRNA lysidine(34) synthetase TilS codes for the protein MIDRVQKFIQSEKLLPHNAKVIVGLSGGMDSMVLLDLLVLLEYRCIAAHCNFHLRGAESDRDADFVRKWCKNTDIPFTSIDFDTTGYAEDRKISIEMAARELRYEWFEILRKQYEADAIAVAHHRDDSVETVLLNLIRGTGIKGLSGISPRNGYVVRPLLTVSRSEIEDYIIERELPYVTDSTNDQDIYLRNYLRLNVIPKLEVVNPSVKESIIRTSKNISEAEKIYSESIREYIDVVFINDKINIPMLKKTASPQSVLFELLSPLGFTSSTIEDIFQSMDSTPGKVFLSDRYRVIKDRSDFILEKITSDIISDEHYLIEEESKEITFPVRFNLRKEKTPVKIEKKKNILYADADKLKFPLIMRRWKAGDWFIPFGMNGKKKLSDYFTDRKFSLKDKKEAWVILSGENIVWIVNERSDNRYKITDESKNIFIIEYVDK
- the pheS gene encoding phenylalanine--tRNA ligase subunit alpha; the encoded protein is MIDKIEALLSEVEQMSANNTEELEALRIKFLSKKGVIPSLMDDFRNVPSEQKREIGVKINELKQRTTEKINLLKDQFENKDSGFMDIDLTRTAYPISLGSRHPISIVKEEINDIFKRLGFSISEGPEVEDDWHVFSSLNFADDHPARDMQDTFFIQNDPQIVLRTHTSSVQTRVMEHTQPPIRIICPGRVYRNEAISYRAHCFFHQVEALYIDKDVSFADLKQALLFFAKEMFGEDTKIRLRPSYFPFTEPSAEMDISCNICGGKGCPFCKHTGWVEILGCGMVDPNVLENCGINSKVYSGYALGMGIERITNLKYQVKDLRMFSENDVRFIEQFKSAN
- a CDS encoding nicotinamide-nucleotide amidohydrolase family protein, which codes for MPGVPFEMENAMCDEIIPRLQERFQITEYLSRSCIVTGISESALATQLAEYELELPKGFSLAYLPSLGYIRLRLSVWGEEHKVELKLQARKLKKLLGLNIVSKGAKMPEEILGGKLRKKNLTLSTAESCTGGFISHKITTVPGSSQYFEGSIISYDSLIKEELLDVDRDLIETYGVVSGEVVEQMARTVAKKLHTDCSIAVSGIMGPDGGTKENPVGTVWIATQYNDKIISNKYNVGRSRRENVERTANTAMLQLLQMLKS
- the serS gene encoding serine--tRNA ligase → MLTLKVINENPGEVISRLKKKNFDAKEIVEKIIELDAIRRNSQTSLDGVLSEINSISKSIGSLIKEGKKDEATSAREKVATLKESSKELEATLKDAQDKIEELLVTIPNLPHESVPEGKSAEDNLIERNGGVMPSLEKDALPHWDLAKKYDLIDFELGVKITGAGFPVYKGKGARLQRALINFFLDNARDAGFMEVQPPYVVNSDSGFGTGQLPDKEGQMYHVGLDDLYLIPTAEVPVTNIYRDVILEDKDLPVKNTAYSACFRREAGSYGKDVRGLNRLHQFDKVEIVCIDKPENSYARLDEMVSYVQTLVEKLELPWRILRLCGGDMSFTSALTFDFEVYSAAQERWLEVSSVSNFESYQANRLKCRYRDENRKTQLCHTLNGSALALPRILAALLENNQTSEGIRIPKVLVPYCGFDIID
- a CDS encoding lipoprotein N-acyltransferase Lnb domain-containing protein; this translates as MKKINFTIMLLITLFFISNQAKSQITLHEDAEVSLLTASPWNGAVYALFGHTAIYIHDDSTGVDAVFNYGYFDPTQPNFIYNFIRGKTDYILGVDFYDQFIAEYSYKGQKVTKQILNLSAAEKQQLYNALYINSLPENRGYRYNYFYDNCATRPRDMIEKYSKSQIIYPETSKEQTYRDLVHECLIDYPWFEFGIDLLIGSDADRIINVREKMFIPSYLMDSFEGALFQSNDSASNNLVGNTEILLEHNAERNNPGKKTFFTPLVAALFLLLLTIFVSINQIYKLNKTRIPRIFDTILFGIAGAAGTIIFVLMYFSEHPATNPNWNFAWLNIFALFAAILFWVKPAKNIVYFYHFINFVVLTLFLLSWWFLPQHLPYETILFSLCLWGRSGVNALLLNKKRRVNSRFTSSRYMKAGWGQ
- a CDS encoding alkaline phosphatase family protein codes for the protein MFRIITSIVAFFSITAIFAQNPTGEVPKLVVGITIDQLRGDYLEMFKSTFGNKGFNRLLNNGLVYKNVNYDFPYLDKASTITSIFTGANPSYHGITAEKKFLLANNIEISSFHDDNYLGNFTTEKLSPLSIKVSTIADELKIASGGQSDIFAFAPDASQAMAAGGHAASGAYWIENEDAKWATTTFYKTRQPVVEQFNRSQQSLTYTINSISWKPALPIENYKAFPYTKNRYNFQHFFANNIKDNVKKFKESPYVNKEVNDMAIRVLESSSLGTRMNPDYLAVTFYAGNFSGALDKNYSIEIQDTYYRLDQELARLLDKIDELVGLNNTLIFVVSTGYFDENEIIPEGMVTSGGTFYPDRSQALLNMYLMALYGREQWIKKYYNKQFFFDRKLIEDKKIDLIELQQKAAEFLVQSAGVQDVITSYQMLHGAYNQNVQYYRNSYYKGISGDLFLELQPGWQVVEQGSDDHERVRNNAINAPAIFFGKDIKPQKINRTIEVTDIAPSVAYRLRIRSPNASVGEILEELF